From Cheilinus undulatus linkage group 18, ASM1832078v1, whole genome shotgun sequence, the proteins below share one genomic window:
- the klhdc2 gene encoding kelch domain-containing protein 2 isoform X1, with amino-acid sequence MTFLEWRTTSEICRKTNSWEKETRGSDMAEREAEMEEDMPAREDDNDSEGEEDDRVFAWMVNDGMDEDEDEDDEEEVEDEQPLDTEASESFELDSPAERSGHIAVIDRNIMYVWGGYKNAQNHGFFDLYLPRNEIWMYNMESGVWAKRVAGGNLHTSMSGSCGVCVDGVLYLFGGHHARGNTNRIYRLPLRAPSLVWEEMRDLKGLPPSCKDKLGCWVHRNRLIFFGGYGYPAQGPHRGTFEFDESSSVVWDSPGRGWNNHIHILDLETMTWSQPVTTGNTPSPRAAHACATVGNRGYVFGGRYKNYRLNDLYYIDLDTWEWHEMSVPQHGPVGRSWHSFTPVSPDHIFLFGGFTTERETLSDAWLYYVSKNEWKPFNHSHTERPRLWHTACSGPDGEVFVFGGCANNLLSQQRAAHSNELLVFNVQPKSLVRFCMEAVLQHRERLSSYWDCLPKHLLHSLKQRMSHVNTLGS; translated from the exons ATGACCTTCCTTGAATGGCGTACTACTTCTGaaatttgcagaaaaacaaacagctggGAAAAG GAGACAAGAGGTTCCGACATGGcagaaagagaggcagagatggaggaagatATGCCTGCCAGGGAGGATGACAATGATTcagaaggagaagaagatgaCAGAGTGTTTGCATGGATGGTGAATGATGGTATGGACGAGGATGAGGAcgaggatgatgaagaggaggtggaggatgAACAGCCCTTGGACACAGAAGCATCAGAGTCCTTTGAGTTGGATTCCCCAGCTGAGCGCAGCGGTCACATAGCAGTTATAGACAGAAACATCATGTATGTGTGGGGTGGATACAAG AACGCCCAAAACCATGGATTCTTTGACTTGTACTTGCCAAGAAATGAGATCTGGATGTACAACATGGAATCAGGAGTATG GGCAAAGCGTGTAGCTGGAGGAAACCTGCACACATCCATGTCAGGCAGTTGTGGGGTGTGCGTTGATGGAGTCCTCTACCTCTTTGGTGGTCATCACGCCAGGGGAAACACAAACAGG ATCTACCGCCTGCCGCTCAGAGCTCCCAGCCTTGTTTGGGAGGAGATGAGGGATCTTAAAGGATTGCCTCCATCCTGCAAGGACAAGCTTGGGTGCTGGGTTCACAGAAATAG ACTTATATTCTTTGGAGGCTATGGCTATCCTGCACAGGGACCTCATCGAGGGACTTTTGAATTTGACGAATCATCCTCAGTTGTG TGGGACAGCCCTGGACGAGGCTGGAACAACCACATCCATATCCTGGATTTGGAAACAATGACATGGAGCCAGCCAGTAACCACG GGGAACACCCCGTCACCCAGAGCAGCTCATGCCTGTGCCACAGTTGGGAACAGAGGCTATGTGTTTGGGGGACGATACAAG AACTATAGACTAAATGACCTGTACTACATCGACCTGGACACATGGGAGTGGCATGAAAT GAGCGTTCCTCAGCATGGTCCTGTGGGCCGCTCTTGGCACTCCTTCACCCCCGTGTCACCAGACCACATCTTCTTATTCGGAGGTTTCACCACAGAAAGAGAGACTCTAA GTGATGCCTGGCTCTACTATGTGagcaaaaatgaatggaaacCGTTCAACCACAGTCACACAGAGAGGCCAAG gTTGTGGCACACAGCGTGCTCTGGTCCTGATGGGGAGGTGTTTGTGTTCGGAGGATGTGCCAACAACCTATTGTCTCAACAAAGAGCG GCTCACAGCAATGAGCTTCTGGTGTTCAATGTTCAGCCTAAATCATTAGTCAG GTTCTGCATGGAGGCCGTTCTGCAGCACAGGGAGCGCCTGTCGAGTTACTGGGACTGCTTACCTAAACACCTCCTGCACAGCCTCAAACAGAGGATGTCACACGTCAACACGCTGGGCTCCTAA
- the klhdc2 gene encoding kelch domain-containing protein 2 isoform X3 produces the protein MAAKETRGSDMAEREAEMEEDMPAREDDNDSEGEEDDRVFAWMVNDGMDEDEDEDDEEEVEDEQPLDTEASESFELDSPAERSGHIAVIDRNIMYVWGGYKNAQNHGFFDLYLPRNEIWMYNMESGVWAKRVAGGNLHTSMSGSCGVCVDGVLYLFGGHHARGNTNRIYRLPLRAPSLVWEEMRDLKGLPPSCKDKLGCWVHRNRLIFFGGYGYPAQGPHRGTFEFDESSSVVWDSPGRGWNNHIHILDLETMTWSQPVTTGNTPSPRAAHACATVGNRGYVFGGRYKNYRLNDLYYIDLDTWEWHEMSVPQHGPVGRSWHSFTPVSPDHIFLFGGFTTERETLSDAWLYYVSKNEWKPFNHSHTERPRLWHTACSGPDGEVFVFGGCANNLLSQQRAAHSNELLVFNVQPKSLVRFCMEAVLQHRERLSSYWDCLPKHLLHSLKQRMSHVNTLGS, from the exons ATGGCCGCTAAG GAGACAAGAGGTTCCGACATGGcagaaagagaggcagagatggaggaagatATGCCTGCCAGGGAGGATGACAATGATTcagaaggagaagaagatgaCAGAGTGTTTGCATGGATGGTGAATGATGGTATGGACGAGGATGAGGAcgaggatgatgaagaggaggtggaggatgAACAGCCCTTGGACACAGAAGCATCAGAGTCCTTTGAGTTGGATTCCCCAGCTGAGCGCAGCGGTCACATAGCAGTTATAGACAGAAACATCATGTATGTGTGGGGTGGATACAAG AACGCCCAAAACCATGGATTCTTTGACTTGTACTTGCCAAGAAATGAGATCTGGATGTACAACATGGAATCAGGAGTATG GGCAAAGCGTGTAGCTGGAGGAAACCTGCACACATCCATGTCAGGCAGTTGTGGGGTGTGCGTTGATGGAGTCCTCTACCTCTTTGGTGGTCATCACGCCAGGGGAAACACAAACAGG ATCTACCGCCTGCCGCTCAGAGCTCCCAGCCTTGTTTGGGAGGAGATGAGGGATCTTAAAGGATTGCCTCCATCCTGCAAGGACAAGCTTGGGTGCTGGGTTCACAGAAATAG ACTTATATTCTTTGGAGGCTATGGCTATCCTGCACAGGGACCTCATCGAGGGACTTTTGAATTTGACGAATCATCCTCAGTTGTG TGGGACAGCCCTGGACGAGGCTGGAACAACCACATCCATATCCTGGATTTGGAAACAATGACATGGAGCCAGCCAGTAACCACG GGGAACACCCCGTCACCCAGAGCAGCTCATGCCTGTGCCACAGTTGGGAACAGAGGCTATGTGTTTGGGGGACGATACAAG AACTATAGACTAAATGACCTGTACTACATCGACCTGGACACATGGGAGTGGCATGAAAT GAGCGTTCCTCAGCATGGTCCTGTGGGCCGCTCTTGGCACTCCTTCACCCCCGTGTCACCAGACCACATCTTCTTATTCGGAGGTTTCACCACAGAAAGAGAGACTCTAA GTGATGCCTGGCTCTACTATGTGagcaaaaatgaatggaaacCGTTCAACCACAGTCACACAGAGAGGCCAAG gTTGTGGCACACAGCGTGCTCTGGTCCTGATGGGGAGGTGTTTGTGTTCGGAGGATGTGCCAACAACCTATTGTCTCAACAAAGAGCG GCTCACAGCAATGAGCTTCTGGTGTTCAATGTTCAGCCTAAATCATTAGTCAG GTTCTGCATGGAGGCCGTTCTGCAGCACAGGGAGCGCCTGTCGAGTTACTGGGACTGCTTACCTAAACACCTCCTGCACAGCCTCAAACAGAGGATGTCACACGTCAACACGCTGGGCTCCTAA
- the klhdc2 gene encoding kelch domain-containing protein 2 isoform X2: MFSNCMLLNLLRSYIRCLNETRGSDMAEREAEMEEDMPAREDDNDSEGEEDDRVFAWMVNDGMDEDEDEDDEEEVEDEQPLDTEASESFELDSPAERSGHIAVIDRNIMYVWGGYKNAQNHGFFDLYLPRNEIWMYNMESGVWAKRVAGGNLHTSMSGSCGVCVDGVLYLFGGHHARGNTNRIYRLPLRAPSLVWEEMRDLKGLPPSCKDKLGCWVHRNRLIFFGGYGYPAQGPHRGTFEFDESSSVVWDSPGRGWNNHIHILDLETMTWSQPVTTGNTPSPRAAHACATVGNRGYVFGGRYKNYRLNDLYYIDLDTWEWHEMSVPQHGPVGRSWHSFTPVSPDHIFLFGGFTTERETLSDAWLYYVSKNEWKPFNHSHTERPRLWHTACSGPDGEVFVFGGCANNLLSQQRAAHSNELLVFNVQPKSLVRFCMEAVLQHRERLSSYWDCLPKHLLHSLKQRMSHVNTLGS; encoded by the exons ATGTTCTCTAATTGCATGCTGCTTAATCTGTTGCGTTCGTACATCCGGTGCTTAAAT GAGACAAGAGGTTCCGACATGGcagaaagagaggcagagatggaggaagatATGCCTGCCAGGGAGGATGACAATGATTcagaaggagaagaagatgaCAGAGTGTTTGCATGGATGGTGAATGATGGTATGGACGAGGATGAGGAcgaggatgatgaagaggaggtggaggatgAACAGCCCTTGGACACAGAAGCATCAGAGTCCTTTGAGTTGGATTCCCCAGCTGAGCGCAGCGGTCACATAGCAGTTATAGACAGAAACATCATGTATGTGTGGGGTGGATACAAG AACGCCCAAAACCATGGATTCTTTGACTTGTACTTGCCAAGAAATGAGATCTGGATGTACAACATGGAATCAGGAGTATG GGCAAAGCGTGTAGCTGGAGGAAACCTGCACACATCCATGTCAGGCAGTTGTGGGGTGTGCGTTGATGGAGTCCTCTACCTCTTTGGTGGTCATCACGCCAGGGGAAACACAAACAGG ATCTACCGCCTGCCGCTCAGAGCTCCCAGCCTTGTTTGGGAGGAGATGAGGGATCTTAAAGGATTGCCTCCATCCTGCAAGGACAAGCTTGGGTGCTGGGTTCACAGAAATAG ACTTATATTCTTTGGAGGCTATGGCTATCCTGCACAGGGACCTCATCGAGGGACTTTTGAATTTGACGAATCATCCTCAGTTGTG TGGGACAGCCCTGGACGAGGCTGGAACAACCACATCCATATCCTGGATTTGGAAACAATGACATGGAGCCAGCCAGTAACCACG GGGAACACCCCGTCACCCAGAGCAGCTCATGCCTGTGCCACAGTTGGGAACAGAGGCTATGTGTTTGGGGGACGATACAAG AACTATAGACTAAATGACCTGTACTACATCGACCTGGACACATGGGAGTGGCATGAAAT GAGCGTTCCTCAGCATGGTCCTGTGGGCCGCTCTTGGCACTCCTTCACCCCCGTGTCACCAGACCACATCTTCTTATTCGGAGGTTTCACCACAGAAAGAGAGACTCTAA GTGATGCCTGGCTCTACTATGTGagcaaaaatgaatggaaacCGTTCAACCACAGTCACACAGAGAGGCCAAG gTTGTGGCACACAGCGTGCTCTGGTCCTGATGGGGAGGTGTTTGTGTTCGGAGGATGTGCCAACAACCTATTGTCTCAACAAAGAGCG GCTCACAGCAATGAGCTTCTGGTGTTCAATGTTCAGCCTAAATCATTAGTCAG GTTCTGCATGGAGGCCGTTCTGCAGCACAGGGAGCGCCTGTCGAGTTACTGGGACTGCTTACCTAAACACCTCCTGCACAGCCTCAAACAGAGGATGTCACACGTCAACACGCTGGGCTCCTAA